ATCTGCAGTCCCCGGAATGGGTCGGGGAAGAGTGCGCCCGCCGCACCCTGTCGCGCCTGGCGCCGCGTAAGCTGTCGACCATGAAGGCGCCGGTCATTTTCGCCAACGAAGTGGCGACCGGGTTGTTTGGTCACCTGGTCGGAGCGATTGCCGGCGGCGCGGTCTACCGTAAATCGACCTTCCTGCTCGATTCGCTGGGCAAACAAATTTTGCCGGAGTGGCTGACCATTGAAGAGCATCCGCACCTGCTGAAAGGGCTGGCCTCCACGCCGTTCGACAGCGAAGGCGTGCGCACCGAACGTCGCGATATCGTCAAAGACGGCGTGCTGACCCAGTGGCTGCTGACCAATTACTCAGCGCGCAAGCTGGGGATGAAAAGCACCGGCCACGCCGGGGGCATCCACAACTGGCGCATTAACGGCCGCGGCCTGAGTTTTGCAAAGATGCTTAAAGAGATGGGCACCGGTCTTGTGGTTACCGAACTGATGGGGCAGGGTGTCAGTGGCGTCACCGGCGACTACTCACGCGGCGCATCCGGCTTCTGGGTAGAAAACGGCGAAATTCAATATCCTGTCAGTGAGATCACCATTGCAGGTAATCTGAAAGAAATGTGGCGTAATATCGTGACCATTGGCGATGATA
This portion of the Flammeovirga agarivorans genome encodes:
- the pmbA gene encoding metalloprotease PmbA produces the protein LQSPEWVGEECARRTLSRLAPRKLSTMKAPVIFANEVATGLFGHLVGAIAGGAVYRKSTFLLDSLGKQILPEWLTIEEHPHLLKGLASTPFDSEGVRTERRDIVKDGVLTQWLLTNYSARKLGMKSTGHAGGIHNWRINGRGLSFAKMLKEMGTGLVVTELMGQGVSGVTGDYSRGASGFWVENGEIQYPVSEITIAGNLKEMWRNIVTIGDD